GAAACGCTAGacgatatatatatataaagcCCTATCCAACAGAAAATTATAGAATAGGCAAATACCAACATGAACATTATAACTATAATAACTATAATAACTAGATAGTCTTTCCTAGAAGGTCAAACAAGTCACCAGCAATAATAGATCCGAATACCTGCAAATTCTGAAGAGCATTACTAAATAAGCTGGTAGCGGTAGAGCATCCTTTGGCGACAGGCTTGCCATTGAGTCTATCAAGCAACCAAGAATATGCGGCAGCAGATCCCTCAATGGATTCACTGATATGTTCTGAAACAAGACTCTTTTGGAAGTTAATGGAGACACCCTTAGAACACCACTGGTTATACAAGGTATTAGTAGCTACAATAGGGGCGacttcatcctcatctgaTTGATAGAAGTATAATGGCGTGATTGGAATCTGAGTAGGATCAACTCCCATAGTGTTCTCATTGATTACCTTTTGAGTTCTTGCATCATAAAAGAACTCATTTCCATTATTGAACCACGTCCAGAAATTTGTATCAACGTACTCGGCAAAATCACTCAGTAAACACTGTGATTTGGAATCATCGAATTTGGCCTTCTTATCTGGAAGGATGTATTGGTTTATGACATCCTGGAGTTCAGAATATTGGGCAACCATGCCGTTAATACCAGCAGGAATCAAACCAGCGAAAGGACCGCCATTAATTTGTAGCAACACAGAACTAACATTTGGTACTAATCCGCCTAAAGCGGTTCCCACAATTGTAAGCTCAGGTGCATAAGAAGGTTGAAGTTGTGCAGCCCTACAAAAATAGTCAGTAAACTTGTTCATTGAACAGAACATAAAAGgcggactgcctccggcggctggggctctgccccagaccccgtagctcctgcttcgcaggagattacTGAAGAGAAAACGACTTACCAGCCCTAGAAAATGTTAGTTAATATTTAATTCGAAGAGTTCAGgttccaaaaaaaaaaaaatacttACTGAAGCAAGACTACCACCAGAGTAACCCCAGGTAACAATTCTGGGATTGAGATTCAGTCCAGTGAAAGATTGTGTTTGTAGAGCTGCTCTGATTGAATCAAGTACCAAACGACCTGCCAATTGTCCAACTGTGAATGCACTGTTGGGTCCTTCATAATCAGGAATAACGACGTAAACACCTTGGTTAAGAACAGCTTCGATCAGAAGAAAGTCCACTTGAGAAACGATACCATCAAGTCTTGAACCAACCTGAAGAGAATAAGAGGGTGCACAGTTCAGATAAGAAGAATCCTCCTCAATCTGATAGGAAAGAAGCTTATTACTGTCAGCATTTGCTGGGACTTGAAGCTTGTTAGTCcactattttttttggaataAATTAATCGTGAATCGAATAGAGGGCTTCACATCAACTTACCAATAATAGTGCTGATGGCAGCAATAGGGTTACCCAGAGCATCTTCAGTTCTATACATAAATTGGTAGCTGGCCTTTGCCTTTTCAGGATCAATCAAAAATCCCAGACTACCAGGAATGGGTCTAGTTTTTAAGATTGCTCcaagaggctgctgctcaaatCCAGAAGGAGTGGTATAGAACGAATCCTCAGTAGGAAGAGGAGGGACGGTACTCGCAGCATATGCCTGACAGGCAAATAACAGTATCAAAACtgaattaataaaatacatTACTGGAAGCCTGAGTCAAATGGATTTGGTATTCCAAATGTCCTTCTGGCGGACTTCTCGCCCCCTTTTATAAAtgtgtttatttttttactaatatattatttacatACCGATAGCCATGTGCCTAAAGATGGATGGCCGGTCAGGTGCAGTTTGACCCCGCATTGATTGACATCTGTTTCACTACCGAGGATAAAAGATGCAAAGAACCGGATGATCTGTGCTTAGAACGGTATTTTAGGTTGACAGGATGcattgtttattattaacaaAGACTATTTTCTTCTATTAGCCAGGTGCATGGACTTTGACACAAGCTATATCACTAGAAGCATACAATGAAGTAGACAATGGAGTAAAACAGTTGTATCTAGTAATGTCTTAAAATGAGCATCTAGTATGTTCATAGTCATTGAAATTCTTTACCATTTGGTATGTAGTTGATACCTGATATTGCCAGTTAAAAGAATTGGACCTTGGGCATCAGTGGTGAGTCTGCGGTGTGGTTTAGCGGGCCAAAGGACATATGACGAGATACCCCCGCTCGAATTTTGCTTTTACCgcttgtttttctttctttttctagattttttgactttttgTCTGTTTTTAGTttaatttttctttttgactTCTGTCGCCCGTTAATTAAGGTTAAACGCCATTATCTTTTGCAGAAGAACCCTCATATTGCCCACAGGAAAAATCCTGACTATGACTATTGTGGCCAAGCTAGCCCCCTCGAGCCGCCCCGCATTTGGTGCCTTACGATCGGTTCCTGATGGTTACACTAATATCCGAATCCTAACGTCCTCGTTTAGAGTAGATCACTGATCCTCAACTACACTTCTGACATTCCGCGTATACTCTTTTGTACTGATCATTGATCTTTACCCCACTTCTTTAGTTTCTTCGGCACATCCTCAGGCCGCACCTACTTCTTTTCTCGCCCTCGTGCTTCGAACCTGGTACTTGAACCTGAAACTGCCATTGCTGTCCTTTGTTAAACTCGGTATAGCGGGTTCCCGCATACCATCTCATCACCGATGCTTGTCTACATCAACTCAAGAGCCGTCCCTGCGTCTAGCATGCTTGGATTTTCTCGAGCTACAACATCGTTACGAAACCCTTACATCTATCTTATCTATGCATATCACGCGCTTGGTCTCTGATCTCGACATTCTAACGCGTTTAAGTGAGCTGAACACGCGACTAAATCCACGACTTAGTTCTGGACACCGGCACTTTATACTAAAGTCGTAGCTGCCTGTTACTCTGTCCTCGTATGGGCTGACAAAATTTGTCTTGGTTCTGGTCAAATAATAGAGGACACGCTCAGAATGGCAGTATACATCTCtgagagaaagaagaggagattACTGGCATTGGCCGCTGAAAAGGAGAACGATGGTGACTTTTTGGCAGCAGATCTGAACCCACTAACGGGTCCGATAAAAGGAttatcttcaccatctcTTTCATCAACGCCGTTATCTCTCACTAGCTCTTCTCCACCACGACCTGGAGGTTTACAGCGTGAAGGTTTACAGTTGATGTCTCCACCTCCATCCTCGCCATTGCGTTCGTTGTCGAATAGTAAATTGAACGAAAAAGCTAATAGAAATGACGAGAAACAGACACCCGAGACAAGGAGTTCGAAGAATAGGACACGTTCAGACCCGTTTGCAGACTTAATCTCTTTAGAATGTGGGGAAGTTACTCAATCTAGTGGAACGAGTAGCGACAAAATCCATCATACTATTTCCAGCAGTACAAATGGGACCAGTCAAAAGAATACAATTCTGTCAATGTTTTCGGCCAAAAAGCAATCTACCAAAATTTCTATTCATACTGATGCGAATGAGAATGCCGTGTTGGAACCGATAAAACCAACTCCCCTGAAACCTGTCAAATCCCTCATTCAAGCACAGCTCTTGGTCGGTGTAGAGTCTCAAAAAACATGCCCTTTATGTGGCATGTCTTATTCACCAGTACTAAAAGAAGATGTCAAATCACACGACAAGCTTCATGGTCGTTATTTGAGAGGTAGACCTTGGCCAAAGTCGTATGGAAAACGTATTCCATATAATCATGACTTTATTACTACATCGCATTCTGAATATATCGTCAAAATAGACGCCAGCTCCAAACCTTCGGAAAAAGCAGCAGTTCAAGATATTCTCGATCTTGTCAATTCAGAACTGAATGCCCCGCCTGAAAATCCTTATTGGCGAACTCGATCTGAGCAAGGTGCTGCTTTTGTTTATGTGAAAGACAAGCGAGCCACGTCTCTGCTAATTGTAGAACGTATCACCCAGGCTTACGTCATGGATGCCGCTACTGGCCAGCTAACCGACAAAATTCAACCAGCAATCATTGGTGTCTCGCGTATATTCACAGTGAAAGAGTGCCGTTCTCTTAATATGGCCTCGAAGCTACTTGATTCCTGTCTATCGAACTTTATATACGCACTTTCAGTTCCTAAAAACCGTGTTGCCTGGAGCCAACCCACAGCATCTGGACTCAAGCTGGCTCAACGCTGGACTCAGTTTGACCCAACCTATAAAACTGCCCTCGTCTATCTTGAAGAGGGATCGTGATGtcatatttattgtatATTATTAGCATTTGCATTGAATCTCTAGCATATTATTAAATAGGAGAGACTGTGGGGAATCCATCATTCTGTCAATTTATATGATGACCCTCCTATTGACTGTATATACTATAGCTGTCTGTCTAGTCTATATGGTCTTTTCTAATAGATAAAGTAGATCTCCAGCAATTGATCCAAACACCAGCAGTTTCGGAAGCGCATTACTGAAGGCTGGTAGCAGTAGAGCATCCCTTGGAAACAGCTTTTCCGTTGAGTCTGTCTAACAACCAAGAGAATGCCGCTGCTCAACCCTGCTTTTTTGGGGGTAGCGGGTAAAGTGCAAGATAATCTGGATTTACTCACCAATAATAGTCATTACAGAAGCAAGAGGATTGCCAAAGACACCCTCAGTTCTATACATATGGTATGCTGCTTGTGCTCTTTCAGGAAGAATCAGAAATCCCAAACTGCCAGGAACAGGGCGAGTCTTCAAGATAGATCCTAATGCCTGTTGTTCATACCTCTGCCTGGTGCCGTATAGAATGGATCCGCAGTGGAAGGAGACAGAATAACTGTAGCAGCATATGCTCCACAAGTCAGCAGGAATACTTGAATCCAAAGTACGAATTTCATCATTGGAAgctaaatattttattttatcttaTTTGTTAATTCATACTAACATAGCAACGTCTCCATTTTCATATTACATCATACATTCGTTGCATAGTATTTCAAGCGAATTCACTTCGATTCACACCATGTTTACCATGCTAAGTAAGTACATCACAAACGCCTCCGATCGTCAATATTTCCCCTTCTTCTGCACAACAAACAATGACAAATTACATATCTCTTTTGGATATTTATACAAGGTTTTCCGcaaagtgaaaaatacaCGATCCACTACAGATGGGAGTTTTGAAAAAGCAAGTTACTTCATGATCTGTCGGGTATTGATTATCCTGCACATCCACGCCTCCCATGATCGACCAGTATCGCTAGTTTATCGAAAACTTTAAATGGACATGCATGGGGAAGCCGATTAATGCTTATCCTCGGGTAGTTAGTTATTCGAGATATGTCATTGTGATATATTTATGGCTTTGCTACATTGACCATGGTCTTAGGAAAGATAACTTCCATAGCCGGATAATTTGTCTTCCAGTTACGAGCTATGGAGATTaagaagttgaaaaaaaaatgttcCAGCTATGAGACAGAGTTCGACGATTAAGAAAGTAAATAGGAGTGATTAAGAGTGGGGTAAAATTATAGTATATCTAAACTTCGCGAAAGGCCTGAAGAGCTGTATTGAGCTTGGTCTGCATTTCGTCCCATTCAGCTTCAGGGTCACTGAGAATGGTGATagctccaccagcaccaattcGCCAAGTATGCAAGTCTGCTTTGTACATGTATGTTGAGCGAATAATAACGCTCCAATCGCCTTCGTCTTGGACCGACCAGTAGCCTGATACTCCAGAATAAATACCTCGTGGTACTTGGTCCTCCAAATGATGTAGAATCTCAACAGAGCGTAATTTGGGAGCACCTGTCATAGATCCTGGTGGAAGTGAGTGGCTTAGGACATCAATACCCAAATACTCATTGGGCAGATCACCCTGAATAACTGATACCAGCTGATAAACAGATTTGTACTCCTCGACAGACATCAGTTTATCAGCACGAACATTGTGAAGAATTTGGTTGAGATCGTGTCTAATGAGATCTACGATCATGAGATTCTCACCGAGTTCTTTTGGTGTATTCAAGATGGCTTCAGCTTTAGCACGAGTCATGTCAGGCGATTTTTTCACAGTTCCTTTGATAGGACGGAACTCACACATACCCTGTCTGTTCCAAGACATAAACCGCTCAGGTGACGAACCTACTAAAATAGAATCAGGGAGATCGAGAAAACACGAATATGGAGCAGGATTACGTTTAAGCAAAATCTTGTATAGGTTCCAGGGATCAACCACTTCCTTATACTCGATTTTAGTTTGGGCTGTAAGACATAATTCGTAAGAGTCTCCACTTTTTAGATACTCTTGTGAGGCCCTGATTTTTGCAATGTACTTTTCTTTGTCTGGCATTGTAACAGTGGGATTAGCAGGAAGTTCTAGAGGGGTGATTGTGGATGTGAATGGGCCAGATTGTTTTTGGAGGTTATCAATTTTCTCTATTGTGGTTGTCAACCATTCATCGTCACCAGGGAGCAGAGACACTGTGTATAGTACATGAGTTTGATTATCAATAAGAATGGTTCGTTCAACATCGACAAGAgaaacatcagcagcattaGTCTGATTTTCTTGGGACACAGGGAGAGGTTTCTTTTCAGGAATCATATTGAGGGAGGAAGCCTCATAAGTGAAGTAGCCTACTAAACCACCAATGAAAGGTGCGTTTGGAGGAGTTGTGGCCTGTTTGTATATAGCGATTTTAGGTGACATGTAGTGAGCGAGGAAATTCCAAACTGAAGGATGCGAATTGGTATCACCACCGTCCTTATGGCTACCATATGTGGCTAGGTCTATAGGAGAACGTTCAGTCTCTTTCCACTTTGTAATGTATGCATATTGGGGGGATTGACTCGTGTAATGCGTAATCGTATTTGTCTTGCCAGGTTGTAAAACACCGATGATAGACCATCTTCCTGGCTCTGAGGCCGAATTAAGTAAGACAAAGTTGCCTGTTTCCAACAGCTCATCGCAGATAATATCTGCACCAATATATGTTGACGATGGCGAATCACTATTAACTAGAGGCCGTAGCTGTAGTTTTTTATAAGGAACTTGTACCGGGGACGTAGTTGATGAAAGATCTCCCGTTGTTAAAGGTTCCGGCTTAATGCTATAATGCGATTTCATAATATTGAATTTTGCTTCGTCTTGAGAGGCAACTCGTCCATGTTCTGACGACCATTTCTGTGCTTCCAGCCAGAAGTTCATCAAGACCTCTGCACCGTACTCGGAGCAGATGCTTTCGGGGTGATACTGAACTCCATAAAATGGCTTTGAGAGATGCTTACCTGCCATCAAGACTCTCTCGGCATGATCATCTTCGGTCGATATTAACCAAGCAAGAGGAGTTATTGATCCTGATGTATCACGGCCAGATCCAGCTCTCGTACCATTGCTAGTTGTATTGCCATTAACATGGCCATTTGTTGTACCGTTAGGAAGATTATCTTTATCTGAGATTCTGGCATGTAATGAGTGATAGCGAATGCTCGAAAACCCTTGAGGGAGACCCTTGAAGATGCTTTCTCCAGAATGCTGAATCTTTCCAGGCTGACCATGCTTTATAACCTTGAGTCTATGAATTGAACCACCAAAGCCAAGAACCATGCTTTGGAAACCCAAACAGACACCGAAAATAGGCAATACATGCTCATCGGTCAATTTCCATAGACTATCGAGGACACCAATATCATCCGGGTTATCAGGAGATCCAGGACCAGGACCAACAACGACAGCATCAAATAAAGGTAGAATGTCGTTTATAAGTTCGTCGGATCCAATAGCATCATTTCGTATAGTGATAACAGTGGCACCAGTAACCTTTTCAATCAAAGTGGATAAGTTAAAAGTAAACGAGTCGTACGAGTCTATCAGTAAAATACGAgccattttcaagaaacaAATTGCCAAGCCTCAATTAATCAACTGAGAGCATTCACTAGAGTTGGTTTCACAGTGCACGGCAACAATGGTTGAGAGGATCAGACTGTTAAAACGCACGCACTGCCAGATCGAAATTTTTGAGACGTGAGATGCCCACTTTTCTGTCCATCTCGATCAAGCCGTGCTGATCTATCGCTGGAACATGTGAAAAATGCAAACTGAAAGGCCGACCGTTGGGAGAAGTCATACTTGGAAAAATATGAACTTATTAAACCAGACTAAATCCAAATAAAATCTCCGTAAATGAATCCTATAAAAAGAACGGCTAATAAAGGGTTTCTCAACTTTTCAATTTGTCAGgtaatatttatatggaTTTAGCCAATCATAAAATACCAGTAATATAATTCTCGTATACTGAAAGACAAGATTAAGATAATTTTCACATTTCTCTAGCaacttttgttttgtgaATTTTCTCTTAGAAaaatttaataatttttgaCACATAGTcaataaattattattctaGGGGCAAAGAAAGTATCTCTAAATAACCAGCGATCACTTTCGTATCTTCAATCTCTTGCACCCTGCATATTTCACTCTGAAAAATACGCACGGCTGACGACATGAAATTTTAGTAGCTTCAGAGCTTCACGAGCATTGAATTCAGATAAGTAGACCAATTAATTGCCTTAACACACAACAGCCAAAATGAAACCCACTCAAATCAACTTCCTGCTACGCCCATGGCAGACATACCGTAATGGAGAGATCTTTTACGGTATGCTCAAAACTGGTAATAAGAGATGGTCACTGACTACCAAGCAAGGTAATAAAACATTCTACAAAGGTACTGGTTCGTCAGGTGTGGGTAGATGGACCACAAGAGGAAGATATATTGTCAACTGGGAAAAAGTACGAACCTACGTTGTTCCTAGCGGTATTGATACTACTCAACTGAAGCCATTGGTATGTGCCACAGCACCCAAGGTCAAGCATACATTCAGAGGCTATCAAGGTCCCATGGATGGAAAGCTATATGTACAAAAGGTGAAAGATTTCATCAAATACGGTGTTGAAGAGAGTCCTGAAAGTGCTAGAAACGAGAACTTTATTGAGAGAGGTTAATCTGGGAAATATGTCGACCGCAACCCAAGCTACAAAGTTTAATGGCCCAGGTTGTGCCAGCACAATGGTATGCATTTGAGAACCTCTGGAACTGAAGTATCAAGGGTCATTTGTATATCAAAGGCAATCTAAAAACTAGGCCCTGATGGAGGGTTTAGAATGTATATATTCTGTTTTGTTCAttaatttgatttgttATGCATTgttaaatattaatatactATGAGTAGTACCTATAAAGTCAGTTAGAATCAGGTAACAGAGGACACTTTCAATATATTGAGAGCCTGATAGCCATATTCTTTGGTATTCACGAAATTGCTTTAAATCGAGCCCCATAAGATTGGTGAATGGTAAAACGGCAATTGAGTACTCTACAACTGATACTTACAACTCCAAGTTTGATCCGTTGTGAATTTCGTAGTCAGCCAGGGTGATATGGTCCTTGAAGGTGGTATAACCTTTTTTCAGTACAATCTTCTCAGGAGAAGTACCAATTTGAGCAGCCAACAATCTTTTAAAGTCGCCGACCAGGTCGTCAGGCAGGCACTTGACTCTGACTTTCTTTCCTACTCTGAAACCGTTAGTTAAACACCAACGAGAATCCCCAGTCGTTCCGCGAAGCGGAacacaacggggtctggggcagcgccccagccgccggaggcaatccCCACAACCCACCTATCGTTACAAATGACTTCAATCATGGCACCGTCACCAGTTCAGAGCTCGAGTTCTCCAACATCGCTGATTATCTACCCACAGATGTTAGGGTTAGGATTCAGATTTCACACTCTAGGGAACTCCTGTTCAGTAGGCCCCAGAAAAATCCCAATAATTTTTGGAAGCTCTTAAACAAAAAAGGTCAAAAAAGGTACTGGTACTTTAGCGAGAAGATGGCATCGTGTGCCTTTGAAGAAGGAATCAAAACCAGGTCTGGTCCTCTGACTGGTTTCTAGAGTTTGAGACTCACAGTGTTTGAGGTGACAGCCGTAACAAAATGAAGATAACACGACCGTAATAAAAGTACCACTGTATCCAGAAGTGGTACTACCAGTGGACGACAAGCAAAGGAAGGGTCAGGCAGGGTCCAGCGATAAGAACCCTGACAATCTCTAGCGCGTGGGCGGCTACAAAGTTTCACACGGCCCGATGCAGTCAAATGCCACGTATAAATGCACTTCACACATCGCGATCTCACTTCCCACTCTGTTTGATCTGGTCTCCCTACAGTCTTGCTTTCAATTTCCCGCATCGCTACCTCTATTTGTACAGTTCAAAAATGGCACCTCAGACTCCTTTGCAAAGAAAAGCCAACCTCAAGTTCGCCAAGAACCAGCAGAGCAAGATGGGCAAGCCCCCAGCTCCCAAGCCCAAGGAACAGTCTCCTCTCTCCACCACCTGGTTAGGTAAGTACCACTAGCAACGGTTATTTTGAGTCTTTCACATGGTCACAAGGCTCAAACAACTTCTTCATGAAGTGATACAAGCTCCACTGGACCACGGATCGCACATTCGACCAAGAACTAACTTGCCCGTTTAGTCGTGCTCGGCTTCCTAGTGTTTGGCGGCGGCATTCTAGAGCTGCTCAACCTGATTGGCTTTTTCTAAGCACCACACACGGCTGTGTGGTCTGCCTGGctatctatttattatttgtacTCGAGTATAATACTAAACAAAAGGGTTGTATATTCAAGCGCGTTGCACTGCTTCACTCACTTTTCACTTCCTCGACTGACACGTTCGTTCCACCTCCGCTTCCATGCATGCACTCACGCTAATCTTGATAGCCGATCCCATTGTGCAGAGAATGGACCCTGCACGGCTGACGGGGtgacctgcctccggcggctggggctctgccccagaccccgttgctgctctcgctgcgctcgagtcgttttgtCTACGGTCCAGCAGTTTTCTGCGAaacaggagccacgggATCTGGGAgagagccccagccgcccGAGGCAAGCCCACCCGTCCCGGTGGGCGCATGTTATGCGTATATAGGACTGCAGGGCTAGGGGCAGGGGTGCAGGTTCCTCCAATAGCGAGAGgctatttttcaaatatcaGCAAATTCATAGCTCGATACTGAGATAGCTGCAGAGCGCGAGACGAACAGACAGACCGACTTGGAAGTTGTCTTGAGCTTTGAACAATTGAAATAAGCAATGCTGTCGGCTACATTGAGACAGGGACGAGGCGGTAAGTGTATTCTTTCAGTCTGCTAGAACAGCAGGCTGTAGTTTGAGTGATGTGATTGTGGCTGG
The Sugiyamaella lignohabitans strain CBS 10342 chromosome A, complete sequence genome window above contains:
- the ECO1 gene encoding Eco1p (Acetyltransferase; required for establishment of sister chromatid cohesion; acetylates Mps3p to regulate nuclear organization; modifies Smc3p at replication forks and Mcd1p in response to dsDNA breaks; phosphorylated by three kinases (Cdc28p, Cdc7p, Mck1p) to generate pair of phosphates spaced precisely for recognition by ubiquitin ligase SCF-Cdc4; mutations in human homolog ESCO2 cause Roberts syndrome; relative distribution to nucleus increases upon DNA replication stress; GO_component: GO:0000785 - chromatin [Evidence IEA]; GO_component: GO:0005737 - cytoplasm [Evidence IDA] [PMID 22842922]; GO_component: GO:0000790 - nuclear chromatin [Evidence IPI] [PMID 9990856]; GO_component: GO:0043596 - nuclear replication fork [Evidence IDA] [PMID 16962805]; GO_component: GO:0005634 - nucleus [Evidence IEA,IEA]; GO_component: GO:0005634 - nucleus [Evidence IDA] [PMID 22842922]; GO_function: GO:0016407 - acetyltransferase activity [Evidence IDA] [PMID 11864574]; GO_function: GO:0016407 - acetyltransferase activity [Evidence IDA] [PMID 18614053]; GO_function: GO:0016407 - acetyltransferase activity [Evidence IDA,IMP] [PMID 22593213]; GO_function: GO:0003682 - chromatin binding [Evidence IDA] [PMID 9990856]; GO_function: GO:0046872 - metal ion binding [Evidence IEA]; GO_function: GO:0016740 - transferase activity [Evidence IEA]; GO_function: GO:0016746 - transferase activity, transferring acyl groups [Evidence IEA]; GO_process: GO:0006281 - DNA repair [Evidence IDA] [PMID 11448778]; GO_process: GO:0006260 - DNA replication [Evidence IEA]; GO_process: GO:0006260 - DNA replication [Evidence IMP] [PMID 9990856]; GO_process: GO:0007049 - cell cycle [Evidence IEA]; GO_process: GO:0051276 - chromosome organization [Evidence IMP] [PMID 19948494]; GO_process: GO:0006302 - double-strand break repair [Evidence IMP] [PMID 11448778]; GO_process: GO:0034087 - establishment of mitotic sister chromatid cohesion [Evidence IGI] [PMID 16934511]; GO_process: GO:0034087 - establishment of mitotic sister chromatid cohesion [Evidence IMP] [PMID 9990855]; GO_process: GO:0034087 - establishment of mitotic sister chromatid cohesion [Evidence IMP] [PMID 9990856]; GO_process: GO:0018393 - internal peptidyl-lysine acetylation [Evidence IDA] [PMID 18614053]; GO_process: GO:0007076 - mitotic chromosome condensation [Evidence IMP] [PMID 19948494]; GO_process: GO:0034421 - post-translational protein acetylation [Evidence IEA]; GO_process: GO:0006275 - regulation of DNA replication [Evidence IEA]; GO_process: GO:0006275 - regulation of DNA replication [Evidence IGI] [PMID 9990855]; GO_process: GO:0007088 - regulation of mitosis [Evidence IMP] [PMID 9990855]; GO_process: GO:0007062 - sister chromatid cohesion [Evidence IEA]; GO_process: GO:0070058 - tRNA gene clustering [Evidence IMP] [PMID 19948494]; GO_process: GO:0032200 - telomere organization [Evidence IMP] [PMID 19948494]), whose product is MAVYISERKKRRLLALAAEKENDGDFLAADLNPLTGPIKGLSSPSLSSTPLSLTSSSPPRPGGLQREGLQLMSPPPSSPLRSLSNSKLNEKANRNDEKQTPETRSSKNRTRSDPFADLISLECGEVTQSSGTSSDKIHHTISSSTNGTSQKNTILSMFSAKKQSTKISIHTDANENAVLEPIKPTPLKPVKSLIQAQLLVGVESQKTCPLCGMSYSPVLKEDVKSHDKLHGRYLRGRPWPKSYGKRIPYNHDFITTSHSEYIVKIDASSKPSEKAAVQDILDLVNSELNAPPENPYWRTRSEQGAAFVYVKDKRATSLLIVERITQAYVMDAATGQLTDKIQPAIIGVSRIFTVKECRSLNMASKLLDSCLSNFIYALSVPKNRVAWSQPTASGLKLAQRWTQFDPTYKTALVYLEEGS